Genomic window (Rossellomorea aquimaris):
GTTAAAAGATTGGATCAACCTAAGAGTACTTAATATTAAAACGTCAACTAAAGGTTTGGTCATATGAAAAAGACTCAAAAACTAGAAGTGGTGTTATGGAGCATAGCATTTCCGGGCTTTGGGCAGCTGTTGAATGGACATGTCATAAAAGGATTCTTATTTATTTTATTAGAATTTATCATTAATAGCATGAGTACATTTAATCTGTCTATCATGTATAGCTTTCTTGGCAGAATTTCGGAAGCTGAAGAAGTGATTCACTACCAATGGATCATGTTTTATCCATGTGTTTACATGTATGCGATGTATGATGCCTACAAATTTTCAGATGGAGAAAATCCTCCGTTATCGTTTATTCCATTTGCCTTCGCTGCCTACTTTGTCACGGTTGGAATTATGTATTCCCCCCAACCATTCCTCTCCGTTCACTTTGGTCCGATTTGGCTGCCGATGCTTGCGCTGATTCCGGGACTGGCGGCAGGGTTTATCATTCGGGCAATTTTGTTGAGGTTTACCTCATTGAAGGTTTAAATGGTTAAATTGGAACCGATACACTCTTACTGCCTTGCACCTGCAATTGACAGGTAGTCTCAAGATTCACAGCGGTTAAGGCACCAATGAAAAGAATGACAAATGCCAACAACTAATATTTTTTCATCCATCTCACCCTTTATTCGGAATCATAATAAGTAGGGAAGTAATGATGTGATTTACTGAAAATAGGAAAAAATAGGGTAGATCTCCTGTTTGCGAAATGAAAATCTAAACCAGAAGCATTAGAACAAGTTCCAGATCTAATTAACTACTATTCAATAAATAGGAGGCGGCAGCTGAATAAGCAACCGCCTCACTTGTTATTAAATTGATAAATATCATTGTACATCTTGTTGGTCTGAAGAATTAGTAACCACACAATTAAGTGGTGAAGGGGAAGTTTACTCCTACACGAATATTTACGTTGCACCCCAACCCTTTACGGAGGATGCACCTTTTTGAATTAGGAAGACGGTTCTTATGCTTCCAAAGCAAGACCGTCCGTGTCCTCCCCAACAAAGTAAAAGTTTAACGTACCGGACAGGCACCGTTTTTCTCTCTAAATAAATATCCGGTGCCCAAATATAGGGTCACCGGATCTCTTCCTATCAGAATAAATATTGAATGGTACTTGTCTCAGGAAGGGCGAATCAATGTATCATCATTTCATGAGCGATTTCCTCACCGCTAATGTCAGAAGGGTAATAGGTTGGCCAGTTAACGACTTCCTCCAGCAACGCTTCCCGATCATCTCCCCAATACAAGTGATAGTGATGCGAATCGGTTGGGGCAATGCTGTGATCACTAAACTGGATGTAGTTTGGCATCTTTCCTTCCTGTAGGTCAGCAAGCTTGAAGATATAGCGCACTCCACGGTTTCCCTTCTCATAGGTTAGAATTTCGTACCCGTCATAGGTATAGTGTCCAGACGATTTTTTCCCATCTTCATAGAAGGTGAACGTATCCCCATCAATCATGATGCGCTCGACGCCGGTTTTGTATCCTGTTGTATAGTACTCTTTATACTCTTCGGCAGTCTTATCTCCGTCTTCTGCTTTGTGAGCAAATACTTCATCGAGGGTACCATCCAGTAAATAAGGGTAAACGGACTGCCAGTCACCTTCCCAGTCAGATAACTCACGATCTTTCACTTGATCATCTTCAAAGTAACCATCATAAATCTTCTGTGCTTCTTCATCTAATTCATGGCTGTGTTCATGGTCGTGATCTTCCGGTTCTATATTTGGTGCTTGTTCCAATGCTGTATGCAACTGTGTCAGGTTACGTCTCATCAGTGAAAAATAGTCTTCATCATTTTCAATATCTTCATCTGTCAGTACAGACAGGTTATGAAGTCTGAGTGTTTCAGCACCTATTTCATCCCTTACGACTCCAGCTATTTTCGTCGTGATGTTCTGTTCAAAAAAGACATGCTTTAATCCATATTCTTTAGCTGTCTCAACAATTGTTTGGAGTTCTTTCTGAGACGGTTCCTGTGTCGGACTCAATCCGGAAACCGCAATCTGATGTACACCGTAAGCTTCTTCCCAATAGCCATAGGCGGCATGAGAGACGATAAAGTGATTGCCTGACGTTGCTTCGAGTTCAGTGGAAAACTCCTGATCAAGAGCTTCAAGGTCAGCCTTGAGTGTTTCAAAGTTTTCATTAAATAGTGCCTCTTCTTCAGGCTTCATTTCTACTAATACATTCTTAATGTTCTCTGCTAATTCTATGGAACGGATTGGATCGAGCCATACGTGAGGATCATGATCTCCGTGGTCATGATCCTCTTCATGATCGTGGTCATGAGCTCCTTCATTAAGCTCAATCCCTTCAGCCGCTTCAACAACTGTCACATCTTCAACATCTACAGCCTCAGCGATTTTTTCAGCATACGCCTCAAGCCCCGCGCCATTCATAATAAATGCATCTGCTTCAGCAATTGCCATTACATCTTTAGAAGTGGGCTCATATGTATGTGAGTCCGATCCGGGAGGTAAAAGTGATTCAACTTCAGCTTCTTCACCTGCAATCCGTTCTGCAAAAAACTGCAGGGGATATACCGTAGTGAAAATTTTCACCGGTTCAGTTGAAGACGCTGCCTGTTCCGCACTGTTATTCTCATTTCCTTCTCCGCAACCAGCAAGAGAAAGAACAAATAATAAACTAAATAAAGCCACCCATTTTTTCCTCATATGTATCCTCCTTATTATTTCTTAAAATAATATATCGTAATCGTTACGATTTGTAAATAGTAATTGTTACGATTTATTGGCGGCAGTAGATAGTAATGATCGCTTTTTTCCGTAAGCTCAGATAATCGATTATGGGGCCATAACTTTCCACTGAAGGGTCTCGAAGTTCCTAAAGATGGACAAAATGGTAGTTGAAAATTCTCCTAACTTTCAACATTTTTTTCAGGGAGTCGTCATATTCGCCGAATGTTTTTCATTGAAAATTCAAATACTTAGGTAATGGTAGATCAATCTTTAAAGGGTGGATTAATTGAATGAACAATTGCAACGACAAGAAGATCAGTAATTGGTGCGTGGTAAGTATGGCCTCGATTCCTTTGGTGATGACCTTGGGGAATTCCATGCTGATCCCTGTATTGCCCATTTTTGAAAAAGAGGTGGGGATCACTTCTTTTCAAACGAGTATGATTATTACAAGTTACTCCATTGCTTCGATCTTTCTGATTCCGGTGGCTGGATATCTGTCGGATCGCTTCGGAAGGAAGGTGGTCATCCTCCCCAGTTTACTCATTGCGTTATTGGGGGGATTGGTTGCTGGGTTCGCTTCATGGAAAATGGATGATCCCTTTACTTGGATTATCATCGGCCGTGTTCTGCAGGGGATTGGGGCAGCTGGTGCGGCTCCGATTATTTTACCGCTGGTGGGTGATCTGTATAAAGATGATGATAAGAAAACGAGTTCCTGTCTGGGATTGATTGAAACCTCCAACACATTCGGCAAAGTGTTAAGTCCCATATTGGGGGCGATGTTTGCCGCTTATTTATGGTATCTTCCTTTTTTCTCTATTTCTGTTTTTAGTCTTATTTCAATTGTACTCGTCATCTTCTTCATTAAAGTTCCTAAGAAGAAAGAGAAGCCTGTCGCACTGAAAACATTCATCAAGAATACAAAGAAGATTTTTAAACAGGAAGGGAAATGGATCTTTACTGTTTTTCTCGTAGGGATCTATATCATGCTGGTCTTGTTTGCCGTCTTGTTTTTCCTATCTGATTCCCTGGAGAAAACACATGGACTGTATGGGGTGAAAAAAGGGTTTGTATTGGCCATTCCTTTACTGACTCTATGCATCGCTTCTTTTATTACAGGTAGAAAGATCAAAGGTGAGCTAAAGGTCATGAAGGTAATCATGACGGTGAGCTTGATTCTGATCAGTGTCAGTGTGTCATTGATAGGATTTGTCGACGAGCGATTGATTCTTCTTTTGTCTGTCTCAAGCTTCATGGGTCTCTCGATTGGTGCGTTGCTGCCTACAATGGATGCTCTGATTACCGAAAACATCGAGAAAGAGGAGCGGGGGACGATCTCTTCTTTCTACAGCTCATCCCGGTTCATCGGGGTGGCTGCCGGTCCCCCTCTGATGGCCTTGGTGATGAATTCTCTATTGAATGAGAGTTTTATCGGCGCAGGTATCTTAGGAATCGGGATGTTTCTGAGTGTGCTGTTTTTTATTCAATCTGAAAAATCCCCCACATCTAATACAAATCAAGGAGGGACAACATGAAACCATTAGACAGTGATTTTTCTGATACACATCTCCCTTTCTTTAGTGTGAAAAGTGGGACTGGGCGGGAAGTAGGTAAAGATCTTTATTATTGGACCAATCAGATTGTGAATGTCTGTTTCTACGGAATTCCGGGAAGCAGGGAGTGGGTGTTGATTGATTGTGGGATGCCTCACTCTAAGCAGAAGATCATGGAAGCGGCGGAAGAGCGGTTTGGCCATAGGGGTAAACCGCAAGCCATTGTGTTGACTCATGGCCATTTTGACCATGTCGGGTCCCTGGAGCCGCTCTTAGAGGAATGGGACGTTCCAGTTTACGCCCATGAACTGGAAATCCCTTATCTTAACGGAGAACGGAACTATCCGAAAGGGGACCCTACTGTGGATGGCGGTTTGGTAAGCGAGTTGTCCCCAATTTATCCCCATCATGGAATAGATGTGGCCAATCGTCTTCACGTTCTTCCGGAAAGTGGTGAAGTCCCCTTTATGCAAGGATGGAAATGGGTTCATACACCTGGTCATACGCCAGGGCACTTATCCCTTTATAGGGAGTTGGATGGTGTATTGATCGTTGGGGACGCCTTTGTGACAGTGAAGCAGGAATCCCTCTATCGGGTTGTCCTTCAAACGAAAGAAATCAGCGGTCCGCCGAGGTATTTCACGATGGATTGGAAAGCGGCCAAAGAATCGGTCGCAACATTATCCAATCTGAATCCGAAAGTAGCTGTCACCGGACATGGAGAGGCGATGTCGGGGAAGGAGCTGGAAGCTGCTTTAAGAAAATTGGTTGAACAATTTGATGAGATCGCTTTACCGGCTAATCGAAAACGGCATTAAGTTTCCATTCGAATAATTTTATGCCTGTAGGGAAAATTATTCAGGGACAAACCTTTTTCCCTCTTCACCTGAAGAGGGTTTTTAGCGAGAGGAAGGTAGGAGTTGTTCATGGATTTAGATTGGATTTGGAAAGCCGTGCTTATCGTACTGGCAGGAACCTTATTATTAAGGGTTGCTGGGAGAAAGTCAATTTCTCAGATGACATTGGCCCAGACGGTCATTATGATCGGAATCGGATCATTACTCATTCAACCGGTAGCCGGCAAGAATATCTGGACCACGATCGGTGTCGGGTTGACTCTTGTCCTTACCCTCATGGTAATGGAATATCTGCAGGTGAAATCCGATCGTGTCGAACAGTTTATCACCGGGAAATCCAAACTTCTTATGGAAAATGGCGTCATCAACGAAAAGAACTTTAAAAAGTTACGAATGACTGTCGATCAACTTGAAATGAAACTAAGACAGCAGGGAGTCAGTAAGCTTTCGGATGTGAAATGGGCGACACTTGAGCCGAATGGACAAGTCGGAGTGGAATTGATGCCGCAGGCAAAGCCGGTGACGATGAAAGATTTTGAAAAACTTCAGGCACAAGTACAGAGACTAATTAATATGCTCAATGTCCCACCTTCCACGACGAGGCCAGTCAGTCAGGAAGTGGGAGGGGAAGATATATTTAAAGAGATCAAACAGAACTCTTCTGTCAACCCTCCCCCAAAACATCTTCAGTAGTAAAGAATTGGATAGAATCTCGATTGGAGGACGTTTATGAAAGCCGTCACATATCAAGGAAAGAAGTCCATAGCCGTCAAGAAGGTAGAGGACCCACGGATACAAGATCAACAAGATGTCATAGTCAAGATCACATCAACGGCCATATGTGGATCCGATCTGCATCTGTACCAGGGGAATTTTCCACTTCCGATCGGATATGTCATTGGGCATGAGCCCATGGGAATCGTAGAGGAAGTCGGGAAAGATGTCACGAAAGTCAAAAAGGGGGATCGCGTCATCGTCCCTTTCACGGTGGCATGCGGGACTTGTAAATATTGTCACAACCATTTAGAAAGTCAATGCGATCATTCCAATCCCCATTATGACTCTGGGGGATTGTTCGGGTACTCGGAGAAATTCGGGAATTATCCCGGGGGACAAGCGGAATACTTACGGGTTCCATTCGGGAATTACACCCCTT
Coding sequences:
- a CDS encoding MBL fold metallo-hydrolase, translated to MKPLDSDFSDTHLPFFSVKSGTGREVGKDLYYWTNQIVNVCFYGIPGSREWVLIDCGMPHSKQKIMEAAEERFGHRGKPQAIVLTHGHFDHVGSLEPLLEEWDVPVYAHELEIPYLNGERNYPKGDPTVDGGLVSELSPIYPHHGIDVANRLHVLPESGEVPFMQGWKWVHTPGHTPGHLSLYRELDGVLIVGDAFVTVKQESLYRVVLQTKEISGPPRYFTMDWKAAKESVATLSNLNPKVAVTGHGEAMSGKELEAALRKLVEQFDEIALPANRKRH
- a CDS encoding DUF421 domain-containing protein, with the translated sequence MDLDWIWKAVLIVLAGTLLLRVAGRKSISQMTLAQTVIMIGIGSLLIQPVAGKNIWTTIGVGLTLVLTLMVMEYLQVKSDRVEQFITGKSKLLMENGVINEKNFKKLRMTVDQLEMKLRQQGVSKLSDVKWATLEPNGQVGVELMPQAKPVTMKDFEKLQAQVQRLINMLNVPPSTTRPVSQEVGGEDIFKEIKQNSSVNPPPKHLQ
- a CDS encoding MFS transporter, which encodes MNNCNDKKISNWCVVSMASIPLVMTLGNSMLIPVLPIFEKEVGITSFQTSMIITSYSIASIFLIPVAGYLSDRFGRKVVILPSLLIALLGGLVAGFASWKMDDPFTWIIIGRVLQGIGAAGAAPIILPLVGDLYKDDDKKTSSCLGLIETSNTFGKVLSPILGAMFAAYLWYLPFFSISVFSLISIVLVIFFIKVPKKKEKPVALKTFIKNTKKIFKQEGKWIFTVFLVGIYIMLVLFAVLFFLSDSLEKTHGLYGVKKGFVLAIPLLTLCIASFITGRKIKGELKVMKVIMTVSLILISVSVSLIGFVDERLILLLSVSSFMGLSIGALLPTMDALITENIEKEERGTISSFYSSSRFIGVAAGPPLMALVMNSLLNESFIGAGILGIGMFLSVLFFIQSEKSPTSNTNQGGTT
- a CDS encoding ZinT/AdcA family metal-binding protein; the encoded protein is MRKKWVALFSLLFVLSLAGCGEGNENNSAEQAASSTEPVKIFTTVYPLQFFAERIAGEEAEVESLLPPGSDSHTYEPTSKDVMAIAEADAFIMNGAGLEAYAEKIAEAVDVEDVTVVEAAEGIELNEGAHDHDHEEDHDHGDHDPHVWLDPIRSIELAENIKNVLVEMKPEEEALFNENFETLKADLEALDQEFSTELEATSGNHFIVSHAAYGYWEEAYGVHQIAVSGLSPTQEPSQKELQTIVETAKEYGLKHVFFEQNITTKIAGVVRDEIGAETLRLHNLSVLTDEDIENDEDYFSLMRRNLTQLHTALEQAPNIEPEDHDHEHSHELDEEAQKIYDGYFEDDQVKDRELSDWEGDWQSVYPYLLDGTLDEVFAHKAEDGDKTAEEYKEYYTTGYKTGVERIMIDGDTFTFYEDGKKSSGHYTYDGYEILTYEKGNRGVRYIFKLADLQEGKMPNYIQFSDHSIAPTDSHHYHLYWGDDREALLEEVVNWPTYYPSDISGEEIAHEMMIH